Below is a window of Dendropsophus ebraccatus isolate aDenEbr1 unplaced genomic scaffold, aDenEbr1.pat pat_scaffold_1068_ctg1, whole genome shotgun sequence DNA.
CCTCTGTTTTTCTGGCAAGTTGCAGGCACTTTAATCATAAAGACACTAAAGAGGGTGGATGAAGGTGACATTTCCATTATGCCGTTGCTTGCGGAAGTAATAGGGGCCCTGTAGTAGCCTGCAGTAATGGggcctctgtagtattatacagtaatggggcctctgtagtattatacagtaatggggcctctgtagtattatacagtaatgggggctctgtagtattatacagtaatggggctctgtagtattatacagtaatgggggctctgtagtattctgcagtaatgggggctctgtagtattatacagtaatgggggctctgtagtattatacagtaatgggggctctgtagtattctgcagtaatgggggctctgtagtattctgcagtaatgggggctctgtagtattatacagtaatgggggctctgtaatattgtacagtaatgggggctctgtagtattatacagtaatgtgggctctgtaatattatacagtaatgggggctctgtagtaatctgcagtaatgggggctctgtagtattctgcagtaatggggcctctgtagtattatacagtaatgggggctctgtagtgttatacagtaatgggggctctgtagtattatacagtaatggggtctctgtagtattatacattaatgggggctctgtagtagtctgcagtaatgggggctctgtagtattctgcagtaatgggggctctgtagtattatacagtaatgggggctctgtagcattatacagtaatgggggctctgtagtattatacagtaatgggggctctgtagtattctgcagtaatgggggctctgtagtattctgcagtaatgggggctctgtagtattatacagtaatgggggctctgtagtagtctgcagtaatgggggctctgtagtattatacagtaa
It encodes the following:
- the LOC138774739 gene encoding coagulation factor V-like, whose protein sequence is MTEAKKYERICCSVKDGTTKSCIKKDPKNFSCWFTDDALPTPSPIKGGKEISRNSIFSAVLVLLTVVFVAAAMLYLLKKRNRFIIRETPKEQKTKKTPLLQNTTEPPSLQNTTEPPLLYNTTEPPLLQNTTEPPLLYNTTEPPLLYNTTEPPLLQTTTEPPLLYNTTEPPLLQNTTEPPLLQNTTEPPLLYNTTEPPLLYNATEPPLLYNTTEPPLLQNTTEPPLLQTTTEPPLMYNTTETPLLYNTTEPPLLYNTTEPPLLYNTTEAPLLQNTTEPPLLQITTEPPLLYNITEPTLLYNTTEPPLLYNITEPPLLYNTTEPPLLQNTTEPPLLQNTTEPPLLYNTTEPPLLYNTTEPPLLQNTTEPPLLYNTTDFLSTRQKHPEWFGDK